In the Salvia miltiorrhiza cultivar Shanhuang (shh) chromosome 8, IMPLAD_Smil_shh, whole genome shotgun sequence genome, TCCCCCATCCCCAAACCCATCGGCCCTCCCCCATCCCCAGACCCATCGGCCCCTCCCCTAAATCACCAGATCCCGTCTGCCCCTCCCCAGTCCCCAACCCGCCGCCGCCCATGCCGCCACCATCGCTGGCACCACTCCACACCGTTCTCACCACATTCGCAAGCACAGACGGCACACAAAGGGCAACAATTCGTGCCCTAGATCCCAGATCGCGGCGGTGCACAAAGGGCAACAATTTGTGCCCTAAATCCCCAATTCTCCACCAATTCGCGCCGCCCCCTGCTGCGCCACCACAACCATCACCAGCACCACCAACAGGCCGGTACCCGCCGCCCCTCGCCACGGTCGCTACACCAGAGATCGCCATGAAATCGCTGCTCGATTTCACCAAGAGACGAGGGGTCAGGATTTGAAGGCGAATTTGTTGTGCAGGGATCGATTTCACCAAATCGCCATGAAATTGCCGATTTCAGAGGCTAGATTCGAGATGTGGGGAGGGGGAGGGCTGACGGGGGTCTTGGGAGGGGGAAGGGGGCGGCGAGATcaggggagggggagggggagggctGACGGGGTCTAGGGAGGGGGAAAGGGCCGGCGAGATcaggggagggggagggggaggacTGACGAggtctggggagggggaaggcCGACGAGTTTTGGGAATGAGGAAGGGGCGGCGCGCGGCGGGTGCCGCCCTGGTGGCAGcaggcggcagcggcggcgacggGTGGGGAAAGAGGAAGGTAAGGTTTGGGAGTTGGGGAGGTTAGGGAAGATGAGGTGGTggatttcttttattatttttttcaagtgTTTTTCCACATGTAATAATTGTActtaggtgtcaattccggctgccacctcatcTATTCCGGCTGCCGCAGTGTCAATTCCGGCGCCGGCATGAAAAAAAACTGATCACCGaataaatttgagacaaaaacgaaaggttgggtatttaaaagtagaaaaataaaaaaaaggtgcaaaaatcAATTcggtgtaaacgttaggaatttacaggcaattaccccctttttttattttgattcttttttaataatcatcaactttgatttaaaaaaatatattcaatatggatactaaattaaagataatgacaatatctttaatttgatataaaaattataaataataaatttaaaatgaaaaaaatattattatttaaagttagaaaatttgttttttctctctcatctctcatctcttCTCTGTCATCTATGATTTTATCATCTCCTCTCTTTCATGTTGCGGTTTAtagtttttctttcatttgttttttaatatttattttattgtttatattttatttatgaaaacacATAATGTCTTTGCTGCAAAATCAATTTGGATATTGCATAAgaactttattttaaattttgtatttaaacaaaatgaccacataaatatgatttaaacatgcatttaaaaaatatattaaactatATGCAAATAAATAGTTGAGTTAATACATGAGAGTACCCACTTTtctttagtaaaattaaaatttacccactcaaataaaaactttaaaaaatactcaCGTTTTGTATTAAAGGACTAAACTGcccctaagattaaaattaaaaaaatacccacatcaCATCTCACCCTCTCCTCTCGCTCTgtactctctctcactctctcaacATCAACATGTTCTCTCTGTCTCTCTTGTTTCTTGCagatcactctctctctctctctcctctctcattctcttctctctctttcctctcaTCCTCTTTATCTCTCTGGCGTGCacacaaaataaaaatggaacCATATGGAAGGTAAGATCGAGCAGATCGAAGCTATATTTGTCTGTGCGAGAAGCTCTCCAATTGCAACAGATCGCagatctctcttctctctcttcctacgtctcttctctctcctcctcaAATGCCTCGCCTGCACCGGAAGCTATCGCCTTTTGTAGGAAGAGTCGCACTTCGCCGATCTTAGCAAGTTGCGGGAGTGCCACACCGTTTTCCGCCGTGTGATGGTGTAGAGAGAGGTGGAGCAGAGGCGGACGGGATTGGCAACCACCAATTGAGGCGGTGATTCGCCTGATTTGAGATGGAGAAGGATTTAGGGATTCTAGATTTTGGGGATTGTTCTTATTCAATTACTTTAAGAAAGTATGCCATTTAGAAGAGAAATTTGAGGAAAAgttaaattcaatttgaatttaatcgaaaaaaatataagtaacaaagaaattgatgaaaatcacacaattttgtacaaatgttcttgaattcacaactagatttatgaattcacaactaaattatcggcgttggttgtgaattcacaattgaaatagtgttgattgtgaattcaagttttattggttgtgaattcacaacttgaaatagtgttggttgtgaattcaagttttatcggttatgaattcacaacttgaaatattGTTGGTcttgaattcacgcgaattcacaaccaacacttgttattcacaaccaatacttgaattcagttgtgaattcgagttgaattcacaaccagtgaacagtGAGTATTTGTAAAGTTTTTATatataagggtaaaatggtaaacgtgggtatttttttaagtttttatattagtgggtaaaatttatttttactatataaaagtggctattttcaaaatccactctaaatagttttgtacatgatagaatattatatgatgcataatgatactcattatcatttatacttgcttttgatatttgatgattAATATTGGTATttcacattatcaattaaaaataattaattggtatttcaaaaattgaaaatacaaaattgaaaattcaaatgttTTTAGATTCGtgttttttttattgagattatgtcataatttcaattttttattgagattcaTATTTGTACttacttatatttaaattatgtttactatgcatatttatttatttaaaatatcgtttaATTTCAGTATTGATCGtcgatcgtgcatcgcacgagcgggtgTACTAGTCTTTGTCTAAATAATCAGACACTAAACAGCTAGAATCTTGTAAGACATGTATTAATAGAGGTCTAATATAAATTGTGGTAGATTCCATAACTACGCATCTATAGTATAACTATCAAAAAACATtttttgattaaaaattaactttagaccattttcaattgaaaattgattttaaaattgacTGGCtaatttgtaattataataaagttgaataattataattttgttaGTGGAATTTGTGGAGCTTACTGATGTACAGTTCCTTtcattgttggccactttcttaaaatggaaatatttaatttaattaactccaattaattaatttaactttaattttCCACTTAAACCTAAACCCCCTTTAAtaaacacacacaacacacgcACAACCTAAAATCTCTCCCTTCTTTTCCACCGGCCGACACCGCCGGCGATCGCTGCCCCACCCCGCCCCTGACCTCTCTtgcctctgctctctctctctctctctctctctctctctctctcgttgtgTGCACACTCGTCGCCTCTTCTCTCTCCCGCTCTCTCTTCGTCGGAcgcttctctcctctctctcgtcTGACCGCTGACTTCCCCGTCTGAATCTGTCGTCGTCTCCGGTGAGCAAGGCAGCAATTGTTGCGACCAGATATGAGGTGGCGCGACCCCACGTCGTCCCTTTATCTGCGCTGCGACCACTGTCGCCTTCTCGCATCTCCCTCTATCTCCAACTAGATAGGTGGCGcgatttgggggctagggctTCCAGGAGGCGACAGCGGCTACGACCACCCTTTCCCCTCACCGTGAATTTTGGGGGCTAGGGCTCCAATTGTTGGCGGCCCAGTTGGGTGTCTGGGTTTGGAGATTTGTGATTTTTCCCCCTCACTGCGCGAATAGGTTGAAGAATTAAGGGGCAGCCGGCATCGCCGGCGCCGTCTCCCTCTCCTCTGGTCAATTTCTCTGgttttgaattgattttttaGTTTAACTGACGAATTTGGTTTGAATGTTTTCTCAAGaatttggtttgattttttGGAACAGAAAATGGTTTTAATTGGTTTTTTGGTTTGACAGCAAAATTCTTGGTTTGCATGTTGACAGTCGTCGCCGGAGCCGGCAGCGCCGGCGGCGGCCTCAAAAATGGAACAGAAGCATTGAGAAGAAAAATATGGACCACAATtaattaactctttaattttgaTGGACTacacttaattaaaacatacttaaaacataataatctttttcttaatctttgtgccgaaaagaatgtggtcaactttaatgggacagagggagtataatataaagGTTTGGATTGTTGCGTTTGACTTGTTATCGATTCAAGTTGCTGGAGAGATTGGACGTAGAGAAATTTGGGAGCTATTGATTTCGATTGAGGGGATCGGGAGCTGTTCAGTTCGATTTGAAGGGGTTAGTTACATAAAGAGGAGTTGAATATTGAATTTGAGATAAGTATGGGGTGAATGATGGTGGGATCTTCCCTTCTGAGACTTGTTTTAGTTTTACTTTCTTTTCCTAATGTTTTTAGTCTTGATTCGGATGCTTAAGGAGCTCAgattgtatatttatattactATTTATGTGAAGAGAAAGATAGTCAATTTGATGTTCTAAGATAGTTGAAGGACACATCAAACGTTGAGAAGGTTGTTGAGTTGATTCTAATTCGCTGGCGCCTTTCCTTGCTAAGACGTATGAGATGGTGGATGATCCATCTACGGACTCGATTGTATATT is a window encoding:
- the LOC130998584 gene encoding uncharacterized protein LOC130998584, which gives rise to MAISGVATVARGGGYRPVGGAGDGCGGAAGGGANWWRIGDLGHKLLPFVHRRDLGSRARIVALCVPSVLANVVRTVWSGASDGGGMGGGGLGTGEGQTGSGDLGEGPMGLGMGEGRWVWGWGRGWPAPACGGGGRCRRVGVRDER